One part of the Bacillota bacterium genome encodes these proteins:
- the glmS gene encoding glutamine--fructose-6-phosphate transaminase (isomerizing), with amino-acid sequence MCGIVGYVGDGSALPFILDGLKKLEYRGYDSAGVAVLDKDHIEVLKKVGRLSNLVAALDGFNDSDGLGIGHTRWATHGRPSDQNAHPHSDCTGDFVVVHNGIIENFGTLKDYLVARGHRFTSETDTEVVAHLIEDVYEGDLSEAVRQAVSRLKGSFALGVISKREPGKIIAVRKDSPLIVGLGEGENYIASDIPAILGKTRRAYILEDGEMAILTRDSVTIKDTGGHLRNKEVFNIKWDAVAAERGGYQHFMLKEIHETPRAVRDTLSGRVADDGSRVVLDELGLPYELVTGVRRVFVVACGTAYHAGLTGKYLIEKMARIPVEADLASEFRYRETLMGPGDMMIVVSQSGETADTLAALRVAKRKGVPVLAICNVLGSSISREADYVLHTWAGPEIAVASTKAYVTQCAALALLATYLAQERRLVDEIERRRFISEIRALPDRVAAVLRLEDQVARIASDWAHVNDMFFIGRGLDYSIAMEGQLKIKEIAYIHAEAYAAGELKHGTLALIVEGVPVIALATQPHVMEKMLSNITEVKAREATVIGVVPEGSHEMADIRRQCDVLLEIPSIDPLLMPAVEVVPLQLLAYYAAVARGCDVDKPRNLAKSVTVE; translated from the coding sequence ATGTGCGGCATCGTCGGGTACGTTGGTGACGGGAGCGCGCTCCCGTTCATCCTGGACGGACTCAAGAAACTGGAATACAGGGGCTATGACTCCGCCGGTGTGGCGGTGCTCGACAAGGACCACATCGAGGTACTCAAGAAAGTCGGCCGGCTGTCCAACCTGGTGGCGGCGCTCGACGGCTTCAACGATTCGGACGGATTGGGCATCGGCCACACGAGATGGGCGACACACGGGCGGCCGTCTGACCAGAACGCGCACCCTCATTCAGACTGCACCGGTGATTTCGTGGTCGTTCACAATGGGATAATCGAGAACTTCGGGACGCTCAAGGATTATCTCGTTGCTCGCGGCCACAGGTTCACGTCGGAGACCGACACGGAGGTCGTCGCCCACCTCATCGAGGACGTGTACGAGGGCGACCTTAGCGAGGCAGTCAGGCAGGCCGTGTCCAGGCTGAAGGGCTCTTTCGCGCTGGGTGTGATCAGCAAGCGCGAGCCCGGCAAGATAATCGCCGTCCGCAAGGACAGCCCCCTCATCGTGGGCCTGGGCGAGGGCGAGAACTACATTGCGTCCGACATACCCGCAATCCTCGGCAAGACCCGCAGGGCGTACATCCTCGAGGACGGCGAGATGGCCATCCTGACGCGCGACTCCGTGACCATCAAGGATACCGGCGGGCACCTCCGCAACAAGGAGGTATTCAACATAAAGTGGGACGCCGTCGCGGCGGAACGGGGTGGATACCAGCACTTCATGCTGAAGGAGATCCACGAGACGCCCAGGGCGGTGCGCGACACGCTCAGCGGGCGAGTCGCGGACGACGGGTCCCGGGTGGTCCTCGACGAGCTCGGGCTGCCCTACGAGCTGGTGACGGGCGTCCGGCGGGTCTTCGTTGTAGCCTGCGGCACAGCGTACCACGCGGGGCTGACGGGCAAGTACCTCATCGAGAAGATGGCGAGGATACCCGTCGAGGCCGACCTCGCGTCGGAGTTCCGCTACCGCGAGACGTTGATGGGACCGGGCGACATGATGATCGTCGTGAGCCAGTCCGGTGAGACCGCCGACACGCTGGCCGCGCTCCGCGTCGCGAAGCGCAAAGGGGTGCCCGTGCTGGCAATATGCAACGTGCTGGGCAGCTCGATCTCCCGCGAAGCCGATTACGTGCTGCACACCTGGGCGGGGCCGGAGATCGCGGTGGCCTCCACCAAGGCATACGTCACGCAGTGCGCGGCGCTGGCCCTCCTGGCGACCTACCTCGCGCAGGAGCGCAGGCTGGTCGACGAGATCGAGAGGCGGAGGTTCATCTCGGAGATCCGCGCGCTGCCCGACAGGGTTGCTGCCGTACTTCGGCTCGAGGACCAGGTGGCCAGGATCGCCAGCGACTGGGCGCACGTCAACGACATGTTCTTCATCGGCCGCGGCCTCGATTACAGCATTGCGATGGAAGGCCAGCTGAAGATCAAGGAAATCGCCTACATCCACGCCGAGGCATACGCCGCCGGCGAGCTCAAGCACGGGACGCTGGCGCTCATCGTGGAGGGCGTGCCGGTAATCGCACTGGCGACGCAACCGCACGTGATGGAGAAGATGCTGTCGAACATCACCGAGGTCAAGGCGCGCGAGGCCACTGTCATAGGCGTCGTGCCCGAGGGATCGCATGAAATGGCGGACATCCGGCGCCAGTGCGACGTGCTACTGGAGATTCCGTCGATTGACCCGCTGCTGATGCCGGCGGTCGAGGTCGTGCCCTTGCAGCTGCTGGCATACTACGCCGCCGTGGCGCGGGGCTGCGACGTGGATAAGCCGAGGAACCTGGCGAAGTCGGTGACGGTGGAGTGA
- a CDS encoding helix-turn-helix domain-containing protein produces MEDISSVIGRNLGSIRKQKGLSLDKVAELTGVSKGMLAQIERGETTPTVNTVWKIATGLKVPFSELIAEQRPLVEFVDSDRIQPMIDMVEGMTVYPLFPFTPERNFEVFTVILEPGSSHSSDPHAEGAEECIVLVEGTLELTIAGEKHNLFPGDAIRYQAHKPHTYKSGAGVASRFVDIIHYSNPAR; encoded by the coding sequence GTGGAGGATATTTCATCCGTTATCGGCCGGAACCTTGGCAGCATCAGAAAGCAAAAGGGGTTGAGCCTGGACAAGGTAGCCGAACTGACCGGAGTAAGTAAAGGCATGCTCGCGCAAATAGAGCGCGGGGAGACCACTCCAACCGTCAACACTGTGTGGAAGATAGCCACAGGGCTGAAAGTGCCGTTCAGCGAGCTGATTGCCGAGCAAAGGCCGCTTGTTGAGTTTGTCGACAGCGACCGTATACAACCCATGATAGACATGGTTGAGGGGATGACCGTCTATCCCCTTTTCCCCTTCACCCCCGAACGCAATTTCGAGGTGTTCACGGTCATTCTCGAACCAGGCTCAAGTCACTCCTCTGATCCCCATGCGGAAGGGGCTGAAGAGTGTATTGTCCTAGTGGAAGGAACACTGGAGTTGACCATCGCCGGGGAAAAGCATAATCTCTTCCCCGGAGATGCCATTCGCTACCAGGCCCATAAGCCCCATACATATAAAAGCGGCGCCGGAGTGGCGTCGAGGTTTGTTGACATTATTCACTACAGCAATCCAGCAAGATAA
- the glmM gene encoding phosphoglucosamine mutase gives MSRLFGTDGIRGIANTELDAELAYRVARAATYFLVKNGPASETGGVPAAGAGPAGGGVTPVRPGQPASRPGIIVGRDTRASGDLLEAAVVAGICSSGADALRAGVMTTPGVAYLSRLPGIAGGFMISASHNPAEYNGIKVFNVNGFKLPDPVEEEIETLVLGPAGLSDVVRAASGPACGTAAGASDRLPRPTKGDVGRARVLSKDESTEMYMGFLMSVAEESAHRSPAGRDLGAAPLEGLKVVLDCANGSASAIAPEVFRRLGAQVVAVCDSPDGLNINVKCGSTYPATLCEAVRRNQADVGFAYDGDADRCIASDEKGNVVDGDQILAICGLDMASRGVLKDNTVVATVLSNLGLEVALRRSGVSVKRTRVGDRYVLEEMLASGYNLGGEQSGHIIFLNHSTTGDGILTSLKVASIIKASARKFSSAAAMTKYPQVMVNVKVAGAIGSLSERLSSASGVQAVIARAEKALGETGRVVVRPSGTEPLIRVMVETDDAGRALQIAEEIGEVISREFGA, from the coding sequence ATGAGCAGGCTCTTCGGTACTGACGGAATACGGGGTATCGCGAACACCGAACTCGACGCCGAACTGGCTTACAGGGTGGCGCGGGCGGCGACGTACTTCCTGGTGAAGAACGGCCCCGCCTCCGAGACCGGGGGCGTCCCTGCGGCAGGCGCCGGCCCCGCAGGCGGCGGCGTAACGCCCGTCCGGCCCGGCCAACCGGCGTCGCGCCCGGGCATCATCGTCGGGCGCGACACCCGCGCGTCGGGCGACCTGCTGGAGGCTGCGGTGGTAGCCGGGATATGCTCATCGGGGGCCGACGCGCTCCGCGCCGGGGTTATGACCACCCCCGGCGTCGCTTATCTGAGCAGGCTTCCCGGGATCGCCGGCGGGTTCATGATCAGCGCGTCCCACAACCCCGCTGAATATAATGGGATCAAAGTATTCAACGTCAACGGCTTCAAGCTTCCCGATCCCGTCGAGGAGGAGATAGAGACGCTCGTGCTCGGACCTGCGGGTCTGAGCGATGTTGTGCGTGCGGCCAGCGGGCCCGCCTGCGGGACCGCGGCGGGCGCTTCAGATAGGCTTCCGCGGCCGACGAAGGGCGACGTCGGGCGGGCGCGAGTGCTGAGCAAAGACGAATCCACCGAGATGTACATGGGATTCCTTATGAGTGTGGCGGAGGAATCCGCGCACAGGAGTCCTGCGGGGCGCGATCTGGGCGCGGCGCCGCTCGAGGGTTTGAAGGTGGTGTTGGACTGCGCGAACGGATCGGCGTCCGCGATCGCTCCCGAGGTGTTCCGCAGGCTGGGCGCGCAGGTCGTCGCGGTCTGCGACTCGCCCGACGGGCTGAATATCAACGTCAAGTGCGGCTCTACCTATCCGGCGACACTGTGCGAGGCGGTCCGCCGGAACCAGGCCGACGTAGGCTTCGCGTATGACGGTGACGCCGACCGGTGCATAGCCAGCGACGAGAAAGGCAACGTGGTGGACGGCGACCAGATTCTCGCCATTTGCGGACTGGACATGGCGTCGCGCGGAGTGTTGAAGGACAATACAGTCGTGGCCACGGTGCTGTCCAACCTTGGGCTGGAAGTGGCTCTCCGGAGAAGCGGTGTGTCGGTAAAGCGCACGCGCGTCGGCGACCGGTACGTCCTCGAGGAGATGCTGGCGTCCGGGTATAACCTCGGCGGCGAGCAATCGGGCCACATCATATTCCTCAATCACAGCACCACGGGTGACGGGATATTGACGTCGCTCAAGGTGGCCTCCATAATTAAGGCGAGCGCTCGCAAGTTCTCATCCGCGGCGGCGATGACGAAGTACCCGCAGGTAATGGTGAACGTCAAGGTGGCGGGAGCGATCGGCAGTCTCTCGGAGAGGCTGTCATCCGCTTCCGGAGTCCAGGCGGTGATCGCGCGGGCGGAGAAGGCGCTCGGCGAAACGGGTCGCGTGGTGGTGAGGCCCTCGGGGACCGAGCCGTTGATACGCGTGATGGTCGAGACAGATGACGCAGGGCGAGCGCTGCAGATCGCCGAGGAAATCGGGGAGGTGATAAGCAGGGAGTTCGGGGCGTAG